From a single Nicotiana tomentosiformis chromosome 2, ASM39032v3, whole genome shotgun sequence genomic region:
- the LOC138905192 gene encoding uncharacterized protein: MGKSIYEQEYMDLSNAIDKWRHYCSSNILCIAYHPQNDGQIETMNRCIENYLICIYASKPTQWKQWLSSAKWWDNTNFHAGLQCTPFEATWIGNVAYKLELPSKSKVHPVFRVSFLKKKKGNKVVAQITLPFTGESGQFQAKPIAILQRQMVKKNNITVVKVLVQWFNLSPEDATWEDYQFLKDTFPDFDS, encoded by the exons ATGGGAAAATCCATATATGAGCAGGAATACATGGACTTATCAAATGCAATTGACAAATGGAGACACTATTGCAGTTCAAACATTTTGTG CATTGCTTATCATCCTCAGAATGATGGGCAGATTGAGACGATGAATAGATGCATTGAGAATTACCTTATATGCATCTATGCTAGCAAGCCTACTCAGTGGAAACAATGGCTTTCCTCAGCAAAGTGGTGGGACAACACAAACTTCCACGCAGGATTACAGTGCACTCCCTTTGAAGCTACATG GATTGGCAATGTAGCTTATAAGCTGGAATTGCCCTCTAAATCAAAGGTGCATCCTGTATTCCGTGTGTCATTCcttaagaagaagaaaggcaataAAGTGGTAGCTCAAATTACTCTGCCTTTCACGGGTGAAAGTGGTCAGTTCCAGGCTAAGCCCATAGCTATTCTACAGAGGCAGATGGTCAAGAAGAACAATATCACTGTTGTTAAGGTGTTAGTTCAATGGTTTAACCTTTCACCTGAAGATGCCACTTGGGAAGACTACCAATTCCTTAAAGATACATTTCCAGATTTCGATTCTTAA